The Petrocella atlantisensis genome has a window encoding:
- a CDS encoding SHOCT domain-containing protein, translated as MDNRMKFTQQIALLNQMKNRQLLSDFEYEKIREYMKQKYQIGTYGMQLGKLA; from the coding sequence ATGGATAATAGAATGAAGTTTACACAGCAAATAGCCTTGTTAAATCAGATGAAAAATAGACAGCTCTTAAGCGATTTTGAATATGAAAAGATTCGCGAGTATATGAAGCAAAAATACCAAATAGGTACTTATGGAATGCAGTTAGGAAAACTTGCATAA